The Episyrphus balteatus chromosome 3, idEpiBalt1.1, whole genome shotgun sequence genome segment tgatcggtttggtccccgtgaaatagctataactccagcctatgaacttggtggtaacacacacaagttgttgttgttcattcaaaaccttcaatataaattgattacacaagcagctgcctgcaagtatgaaaatacacaaacctcttctaataaaaaaagcTTTTGAAGATTAAGCTGTAAGTACgttgattacactggttaacaaaattgaactttcttttttgccgaaacaaaaatatactttcctgAAGGCTTTCgatgtgctgaattcgaatccgatgtcaaacaaaattaatcagctcgcgtttttgtaatataaccgttagaaaatgcagcacttcggaccttattttttaatatatggaaaattgtttgagcatatttagtaacggtttttataagaactatttaccacctttttaaatctgtttaaatctttccgatatcttttttactgcccgagatatcctcagttgtttggtatttttataaattttataacgtcattatatTCTTTATGatgtatgaagccaaacccactgacttcagtttaagatatctcgggcaatacaaatgaaaaacagttcttatagaaatcGTTTCtatatatgctcaaacaattttccttatacaaaagaataatatccgaagaactcaaaaaaacgttttttgcattttctaacggtaatatctcaaaaacgggagctaattagttgtttttgacttcggattcgagttcagcacaccgaaaaccttcagaaaagtatatttttgtttcggcaacaaaacaattgtaaaccagtgttatgaATGAATCAGTTTAGATGAAATTGTAATCATACAACACTGCTAATGGGAAAtgacaatgcatttttttctgagATTTATGGGCGCCGTTtctagtaaaatttttttttttttggctacgAGACGAGTTGGAAAATTTCGATGACCGGATTCTTAgtaaatcaactttgttttatgataaaaatttcatgctcaaatgttcgctATAGCTATTAATTGTCGGTTCATAaacgggcagagcacaaaaatgtgtatttttcaGTTTACCGCAAAACCCAAAAATTAGTTgtagtgaattttgaaaaaaaatatggaaatttttatcaatatattttcatattatGTATTTTAGTGTACAAGAATGGTTATActttaatctattataaaataacatttgcaccgatgttttgaatgatatttctatatttatgacagtttacacacaaagtgatcaaaaccaaacaactgcattactttactgcaaatttcagttttatttgtaaaatcatataattaagctctctgatattcctatttgaaactTGAGAAACAACTATGaagttaaataacaaaaaaaaataatttcaattaatacctagttaatttcaaaaaatcagctttaaaactttaaataccactgcgttaccaagataaaccacaatgttaccttgatttgaaaacaattcaatccaaatttgggtttcaaacaTATAAATGTAAatgatgttaattttataactcaatatagtttttctactaatttgtactttttcttcaagaaaaatggaATTCAACCAAAGGGACCAAAGGGCCCCGACTTAATACAGTGCAGAGAGTTCGATACTTATAAAAGTAACAAAGCAAAAAGATAATATATTTTACATGATTCACTTCGaacacaagagagacaaattatattctttAGTGTAATGCACAATGAATTGGTAGTCAGccatataataatatttaatataaaaaaaaatacatattaccTCCAGGGGccctcaaaaaattaaattataaattgtcTTACGGccccaaaaaatgttaaaatgttgtgAATAATCCAAGCTACCAACAAAAATatatcaggggccccaaaaaaacaGTAGGGCGAGTAgctacgtacttttttatttatttttattttctatatcgaagggcccccaaatatcagaGGAACCCCAAAATTTAGACAttccccggggccccggcaactcaacgtacgcctctgggCACTAAATAGTAGTTTGGCCCAATAAATAAACGGGCTtctaaaaaaagtggtttagtttagttttaatttctcaaaaacttaaagacatttttgaatccggttttctgtttttttttttaagcaaagaAGTGTAatctttgatgttttttttgattttaccatcatttatttttttctagaaagACTTATTTAATGAACCTAGGTCTAAAGAGGGATTGAGGTGTATTGAGAATAGGAAAATATTGTATGCCCCTAAACCCTTTAATAATAATGTACAATAGGGCgcgtcacttttgtatggccgaaaaaaagtactctaattttgcaatgtaatagtggtcaaaagttgtatAAGTGTCTATGGtttaataatgtaaaaaagtattataatatcgttcgtctttggctcgctcataTCGGTTGAAGTAtctgttaagaaaaaaaacgattttaggtatatgaaaaaatgattttttttccttcgcttattatttcgcagcttctttactaagtgttcagtttcaacaaatataagcttaaaagttttttattggaattatctttcacgagaaagcctaaaaatatttaatatattattttttgtatccaaatttcttcgatttcttcttatattttgagcgagccaaagatattaataaaaatgaaaattgtaaaggcagaatttaatttcaataagcaatgcaactttAAAAAGCTATTACACttgaaaatttcataatttagcattttgacacaccctaatgtacaaaGTACATGTTTCCAAAGTTACTTGCGTAACGGCAAGTAGGTagtcttcaaattaaaaaaataaaacattaaatttcttgaatgctctttaatttttctacaaactacaaacatttttttttttatttttttgtgaattttttaaattcattgctttacttatattatttttttaaagtatttttttcacaacatgtttttgttttattttttttcaactttgttcAACATCACTCGTAGTGGatttattttctgtttctgtTGGCAGATTCTTTTCTGTTATTCCAAGCCATGGAACTCGTTTTTCTAATTGAAGTCGATATTTTGGATGACTTGCCGCATAAACCCATGGATCAATACAAGATACAGTTTTTGAGGCCATCGCAGGAAGCATTGATGTGAATGGAGTTATGAggtttctttacaaaaaaaaatgttatttataaaaataataagttatTGAATAACATTTCATAATACCTGTTACCAAAAGCTCCAATCAGACAAACCAATGAATACGGTGTCCAggcacaaacaaacaaaaagtaaatGGTAAAAGCTGCCTTGGCAATCCTTATTTCGACGCTATTCGCATTTGCATTTGCAGACAGGGACTTGACGTTCATCTTCTTAGCTTGTTCGGCAAGCATTTTCTCGTGAGCTCGTACCttgaaatttatcaatttaacATCATAATCCACAATGAAAGCTCTTAAAGTGTGTTAATTTGTATTAAACAGTTTATACTTACATGCAAAAAGAGTTTGAAATAATAAGTACATATGATTACCATCGGGATAAGGTAAGCCCATACGAAAAACGCTACAGCAAAGTTCTTTGTGTCATCATCTTCGGTAAGATAATCAAAGGAACACGTTGTCAAGTAGCCCTCTAAGTTTGCGATTAGATTAGAAAAATTGCTTTATACACCATTCCTAACATTTTACGAGAAGCACAGATAGAAAACAAGTTCAATTTGAATTCACAAACCTGGTATAAAACGTCCCCAAACTCCAAGAACTGGCATCAAATTAAAAGGTATTGCCCAAAACCAAGTTACAACAATCAGTACCGAGACTTGAAAAGAATTTAAGCGACCATCAATTGGACTTGAGATTgttcttaagaaaattaaacttgAAAACATTACAAGTAACTAATTAAGAATTTGTAGGTATTACTTGTATCTATCGTAAGCAATCATAGCATTCGAGACAGCAGCACCAACTCCTGAAATTCCTcccaaaaatgcataaatattGCAAGCCAAATCGTCGCCAAGAATTCGACCACCAATTGAATTTCCCAAAAACACTAACGAGTTCTCAGCCATGCACAAATCGAAAATAGCTAAATTTATGATGAAATAATTCGATGGTGTCCGCAGGGATTTCgatctgaacaaaaaaatgtccttattattttttccaaggaaataaaatttttaagctAACGTTGAAAATATCCATATCACCATTCCAttgccaaaaattgaaaatgtaaatAGGGCCAAATATACGATGAAAAACAGTGCATGATGATATGTTGGTGGAGCTCGAAAACCACGCCAATAAGGATGTATCATGTGCAGGGATTCGGCTGGAATGTTCCATCCTAGATATTTTGTATCATTATTTCCAGAGCTTGTCATAGAAAGAAAGACAATATAACCACAAGTTTATCATCACttcaaatttcataatttttacttattaaaataattcgTATACGCTAATGGTCGCGAGAAAAGACGGATATCGGACTCCAAgtccattttatttttgattaattaatttttatgactGGACATCGTTTTGAGGAAATTTATCTTAGTCGACGAGCTTACGAATTTCACCCGACTCTCAGTGTGAACATTTTGTGGTGGGTTTTTATAGCTTTTTTTAAGTCAAGACATTGTTTAAGGAGATTAAAATTCCTTGTTGTGGTGTCTTAAGCTTAAGCTAGATTAAAGTACTTTTTGTGGAAATATTTGTCTCTTCAGCAAAATGCATAAATAACACAATGTCATGACAACCATATCACACATAAGAGGCGATGGTTAGAAATTCCAATGATGGTTTTGAATTAATTGCATTGACATTAGTTATTGTGtagattttctttatttaactATTGAATTTAATAGCATTCCAATGCAAATAgccatttaatttgaaaaagtcGCAGAGAAATTAATTTAAGGATAGTCTCTCATTATATGACAATAAAACAACTTTAAAGGTCCTCATCAATTCGAAAATTAGAAAacgttatttttgaagaaaaataaagttttaagctTTCGAAAATCAATGTTTTCTAGATTTCATAagctcaaaaatttcaaaaatagtttCAAGCATTTACTTGAACTAGACTacggtataaaataaaaatagattttcataTCGAAacgaaaaaatcaaacaaagggTTTAGTTTCGTTTAACACCCAATTAACCAGTGCAAttaattttcgcaaaaaaaaaaaaaaaatacagggtgATTCGGGAGAAATGTGCCAAAAATCTACAGTGTGaaggttgggtcgagacaagaaaaaaactcGTTTGGGAGGGCaggtctattccccctcgtttagcggggaggggcaattaaaaaagaaattgacctagtttgtaaaaaaatttattaaaaatcaacggttatacctaTAGTGCTATAcctacctttttgtaaagccaaaaacctcgACTTTTTGgatctggttttctgtttttgtttaagaaaaaaataaagcatcgacttttaaaaacttaattagttacataaaattttgaaaaaaattagtttgaaattttttttttcaacattttgattttgaaaattaatttttcacaaaCTATGCAATAAAATGGCAGAAAGTAAGTGATGATGATGAGGAAATCAAGGATAAATGGAttcacggtgttacaaaaatgaggttttaaaatatacgcgggctcaaaactctcaaaaactagaaaacatagaaacatatagttttcactgttcgataaggaatcaattaaggcagttttctgtgtgagtaattttttttattaaaattcacagtctggacaaaaatagtataaaatgagctttaaacaatttttttttcgcctatttataactttgaaatcgattatttcaaaaactattggttataatatattgatttaaaaattagaattaaaaatacaattttgcctttcggaaatggtatcatttattactgtaagtgttgccgttgttttttaataatttttcattttaataatttttttttagaaaactgcccctcccacctaaacggggggagatagacccccctttcaaagaaaaaaatgtttgtattgaactcctctacaaaaaccctttttcaaatcctggcgcccaagttatcctatactacgtgccaaaacaacatttttgttctatacctaaaagttcgaatttctttctgattttcataaaaaaaaaccttgtttgatttggaaataaatattattttagaatacatatatttttaaaacagcatgttgttgtgaaaatatatacattaatttgatgtcgaagttgggtaaatgacgaaaaaaatggaatttttgaactttgacagcttataaattctaggtggtttaaccgagttaaatgttttatacattgttgaaaagtaaggtatatttatctcctaacagaaactgtaaaaaaatcgaaaatgggtaaaaatttgacgaagctagatttttttcaatgggtgaaggtaaaaaaaaccgttttttgcccctaattccagattttgggggtgttagggataggtctccgcccgcgtattttgagtgttacaccttGTATTATCAATTCAAACACCCTTATTAACAGCAACCAACTCAGACTATTTTCGACATCTACATATATATCAgagatttaagaaattttaaacttCCGTTTTTTTACACTGTGGTTCATTTGCCTAATgtaagcccaggatagcccaac includes the following:
- the LOC129916503 gene encoding opsin Rh5; protein product: MDLESDIRLFSRPLAYTNYFNNSGNNDTKYLGWNIPAESLHMIHPYWRGFRAPPTYHHALFFIVYLALFTFSIFGNGMVIWIFSTSKSLRTPSNYFIINLAIFDLCMAENSLVFLGNSIGGRILGDDLACNIYAFLGGISGVGAAVSNAMIAYDRYKTISSPIDGRLNSFQVSVLIVVTWFWAIPFNLMPVLGVWGRFIPEGYLTTCSFDYLTEDDDTKNFAVAFFVWAYLIPMVIICTYYFKLFLHVRAHEKMLAEQAKKMNVKSLSANANANSVEIRIAKAAFTIYFLFVCAWTPYSLVCLIGAFGNRNLITPFTSMLPAMASKTVSCIDPWVYAASHPKYRLQLEKRVPWLGITEKNLPTETENKSTTSDVEQS